TAGAATGCTATGCATGTCAGTTGACTTGATAGTGTAGTATGTAAACGAAAGCAACAATGTCATTGTCTCGCAGATAATAGAGAGCCAAGTAATGGCTGCCACAGTTTTGGGAACCAAAACTCAGAACAAACTATGCCAAGAATGCTGTCCGGCTCAGGGGGGGGGCCTACCTCCATAACATCACTCGTGCAAGACCCAGCATAGGGGAGCAACTTGCCTTACCCATCTAACCATTGGTGATTGGTTAACCCTAGGCACGGTGGCCGAACGGACGGAATATTGAGGGTGGgaaactttatttatttattattctgATTATCATAATTGTTAAAAAGTCATCAAGTATGGTTGCTATTATTATTTACAGTGTGAAATTACGTACTGTGCCAATGTATAGTACTCTGGTTACATGTtgtactgctgctgctgctgttattGGTTGTCATTTCTCTTCTTGTTTGGAGGAGCGGTGTCATCTTTTTGGTCTTGTTGATTGTCTCTTTTCCTTTTGTTTCTGATGGCTTCGTTTATTCTTTTTCTTTCAATGTTTGCTTCTGTCAATGTTGATTCTATTATTGAAAAAGGGTCTGTTATTGAATCATGTTGTTCCTGTATGAGGTCCAGTGTCTGATTCACTCTTTCACAAATATTGTCATCAATTTTCTCTATCAGTTTTGTCAGATGTTGTTCTATACAGACTGATAACATTTTCTCAGCGTCCCCCAAGGCCTCAGCCCATTGGTGGCGGAATACCACGTCTTCATTGGCCGGGACCTCAGGTTTGACTTTTATTTGCATTCCTCCTGGGACTCTTCCGTATTTGTCCTTGGAGTATCTTATGTTGTCAAGATTCCTTTGTGCCCTGTCCCTTAACTTCACCTGGTTTAAATAGTACTGGTGTAGGTCCTGTTTTGCCTTGTCTATTTTGTTAATCTTAGAGTTACCTCGAACTCTGTTGTCAATGAATTGTCTCATGAATTCACCTATGGCATTCCTCCTTTCTAGTTTATTCTTGTCTGAGACAGAGGGCGTTTGGCCACTCTGAATGCTTAGGGAGTCATCATCATCTCCCTCTTTGCTACCTTTATCTGTTACCACCACCTGCTGCAGGGGGTCATTGTTGTATTCAGTTGTTGTCACAGTGGACATCTCCACATCTCTGGAAGAGCATTGTTTAGGATCCGGATTGTAAATGAATTGTTTGGCTCCCTTTCTGTTGATGGGGACTCCACCATGGGTGCTagagttttgttttttttgtccTCACTTGCTTCTTTCCCTTGTCTGTTGTTCTTACAGGAGGGGGAGGGGTGAACAGGTCTTGGCTCTGTAAGTCTGAGACTAAGTTCTTAACCTGTTCCTCTTCCGTGATGTTCTTTTCGGTCTGGGACAATTGTTGGCTGgacagctgctgctgctgttgtccACTGTTGTTGTTGTCATTACATCCCTGTCTGTTATTACTGGCCATTAGAACGGCTGTTACACAATTGAAGAACAAGACCACTGCAGGTGCACCAACACGTGTTGATCAAACACAAAAATGTCAGTTCACACATGCGCACAATCCTGTTACCATATTTACTACTAATTTCTCTAATTATTCTTGGTGggttattttttatttatttttttaaaaaaactcAAACTCTCTCATCATTATTGTCTATAGTGGATGTGTCTCTTCTTGTTGTCATCTCTAGTGTGGTTGAGTCCCTGTGGATATTCAGACATCAACCTGTCCATCCACAGGAGTTCTATTCTTTTTAGTTCTACTTCTATTTGTTCAGCTGATAGTTTCTCATTGTTGTTGTTTTCGGTCTGTAGCACGTGCAGTACTTGTAGCACCATGTTGTGTGTACCTTTGCAGGCACCTCTACGAAAGTGTTCGTGCATTGTGTTCATTTCTCTGTAGTCTCTAATCTTTTGTAGGTGTCTCTTGAACCTGTCCTTCAGTGATTGACCTGTCTGGCCCACGTACTGTGAGCCACATCTCTTGCACTGTATCATGTATACCACATATTTGGTGTTGCAGTCTGCACGACCTCGGGTGATGTAAGTTCTGTTGGAAATATGAGATCTGGCTTGGTTGGTGCATTTCAGTTTTCCATGTAGAGGACATCCTCTATCTTTGCATTTGTTGGTGGAGATTTTGATACCTATGTCCATGTTGTGTTTGATGTTAGCTAGTTGGGTTATGCTGATACCTTTATCAGACATATTATTCTGGCCATTATTAGTGTTGtagtagctgctgctgctgctgctgttttgATGTGTGCTCACTCTCTTCTTCCTAATTGGTCTCTTGAGCTTTGCTCTGACCATCCTTCTGGCCAGGTTCTGATTCGATGTGTAGGTAAGAATGGGTTTACTGTCAATGTATTTTTGAATTTCCTCACTGTCAGAGTGCATGTGTGACCAGTGTCTCTGAATGATTCTGAATACTTTTCCGGCCCTTGAGCAGTACCTTGTCACGAAGGTCAGTCTGTCCAAGGTTTTTCTACTTTTTGTTCTACGTGTGTTATCACTGTTATCATCTTCATCTCTTCTTTTGGGTTTCATTTTGATGTCTCTCATCAAAAATTTCACTCTTCTCATGGTCTCATTGATGAGACTTCTGGTGTATCCTCTTTTCAGTAGGTTCCTCTTGTGTAGGAATAGCATTTTGTGGAAATGTTTCTTCTCGGTGTTTGTTCTCAAGTA
This genomic interval from Dysidea avara chromosome 15, odDysAvar1.4, whole genome shotgun sequence contains the following:
- the LOC136245749 gene encoding uncharacterized protein isoform X1 — translated: MVRQCMPKSEWRTALLYFLTKTHKTPMSVRPIVSQVGSATENLAAFLDHYLQPIVQKLPAYLKDSTQFIHEITQLKYNQNDILVTVDVKSLYTCIPNSQGLKACYEAWLDREMTDCQQPPAETLRNLLELVLKLNVIEFDRKHYLQTFGTSMGARLAPSYANVFMGSLEDKMLKSAKVKPTYYKRFVDDIFMIANCTEAQLTELIEHMNNQNPSIQFTHEFNRKEITFLDVIVYKEPKKSDKLQVRTYIKPTNRQLYVRNTSYHPLGVTRGVAFGEAIRYLRTNTEKKHFHKMLFLHKRNLLKRGYTRSLINETMRRVKFLMRDIKMKPKRRDEDDNSDNTRRTKSRKTLDRLTFVTRYCSRAGKVFRIIQRHWSHMHSDSEEIQKYIDSKPILTYTSNQNLARRMVRAKLKRPIRKKRVSTHQNSSSSSSYYNTNNGQNNMSDKGISITQLANIKHNMDIGIKISTNKCKDRGCPLHGKLKCTNQARSHISNRTYITRGRADCNTKYVVYMIQCKRCGSQYVGQTGQSLKDRFKRHLQKIRDYREMNTMHEHFRRGACKGTHNMVLQVLHVLQTENNNNEKLSAEQIEVELKRIELLWMDRLMSEYPQGLNHTRDDNKKRHIHYRQ